The following proteins are co-located in the Motilibacter rhizosphaerae genome:
- a CDS encoding ROK family protein, with the protein MTTEPAPATPSLLRTLNDRAALDLLLLRGPLSRTQLGALTGLSKPTCGQLLTRLSQAGLVRSVGHSTGSPGPAAELFEVDPTAGRAGALDVRPGRVTAAVVDLHGNELGRAVVKVTRRGPDAVGSVTRALDSAAAAAGTTRADLDAVVAGTPGSFDPETGELRYAKHLLGWHEPGLVDRLRSAVGVPFALENDVNLVALAERRAGAGRDVEDFFLLWNDDGFGAAVVLGGRLHQGASGGAGEVSFLPVPGAPLVRHVTRSNTGGFVKLAGSPAVLELAEEHGIPGRTAPAVVARAAAEPAAAEFLDELAERLATGLAAVIAVLDPQAVVLSGSILAAGGEPLRTSVERKLGDLAMTVPLVRTGLVVEDPVLTGAQHAALDAARDAVFASR; encoded by the coding sequence GTGACGACGGAGCCCGCCCCCGCGACGCCGAGCCTCCTGCGCACCCTCAACGACCGGGCCGCGCTCGACCTCCTCCTCCTCCGGGGCCCGCTGTCCCGTACGCAGCTCGGTGCCCTGACCGGGCTGTCCAAGCCCACCTGCGGCCAGCTGCTCACCCGGCTGTCGCAGGCCGGGCTCGTGCGCAGCGTCGGCCACAGCACCGGGAGCCCCGGCCCTGCGGCGGAGCTCTTCGAGGTCGACCCCACCGCGGGGCGGGCCGGCGCGCTCGACGTGCGCCCCGGACGCGTCACCGCCGCCGTCGTCGACCTCCACGGCAACGAGCTCGGGCGTGCGGTCGTGAAGGTGACCCGCCGTGGGCCCGACGCCGTCGGCTCGGTGACCCGCGCGCTCGACTCCGCGGCCGCGGCCGCGGGCACGACCCGCGCGGACCTCGACGCCGTCGTCGCGGGCACCCCGGGCTCCTTCGACCCCGAGACGGGGGAGCTCCGCTACGCCAAGCACCTGCTCGGCTGGCACGAGCCCGGTCTCGTCGACCGGCTCCGCTCCGCGGTCGGCGTGCCCTTCGCCCTGGAGAACGACGTCAACCTCGTCGCCCTGGCCGAGCGGCGCGCGGGCGCCGGGCGCGACGTCGAGGACTTCTTCCTGCTGTGGAACGACGACGGCTTCGGCGCAGCGGTCGTGCTCGGGGGCCGGCTCCACCAGGGCGCGAGCGGTGGCGCGGGCGAGGTCAGCTTCCTGCCCGTCCCCGGCGCCCCGCTCGTGCGGCACGTGACGCGGAGCAACACCGGCGGCTTCGTCAAGCTCGCCGGCTCGCCCGCCGTGCTCGAGCTGGCGGAGGAGCACGGGATCCCCGGGCGGACCGCACCGGCCGTCGTCGCCAGGGCGGCAGCAGAGCCTGCTGCTGCAGAGTTCCTCGACGAGCTCGCCGAGCGCCTCGCCACCGGGCTCGCTGCCGTGATCGCCGTCCTCGACCCTCAGGCCGTCGTCCTGTCGGGCAGCATCCTCGCCGCCGGCGGCGAACCGCTCCGCACGTCCGTCGAGCGCAAGCTCGGCGACCTCGCCATGACCGTCCCCCTCGTCC
- a CDS encoding ABC transporter substrate-binding protein, which yields MKTSVVVKSSALVGVLALAAACGGSSGSSSSSAAASGAAGGSGGGSGKSVTLTFWHNSTTGAGKAFWDKTAADFTAAHPNVKIKVQAIQNEDLDGKLQTALNAGSGPDIFLQRGGGKMAAMAKAGQLMDITGVITDATKKVIPDAALAANSIDGKTYAMPVAVLPGGFWYSKDVFKKAGITTNPTTVAELQADVQKIKGAGTSAIALGAKDAWPAAHWYYFFALRECSPDTLSKAASSMTFDDPCWLKAGQDLQSFAATKPYNPGFLTTSAQQGAGSSAGLVANHKAAMELMGAWDPGVIGSLTPDKKPLADLDWFPFPEVSGGQGKPGSILGGIDGYSCSAKADKQACGDFMNYIATTPVQEGYYKAFAAPPVNTEAQAVVTEPYLKNVVKAYSSAPFVSEWLDTVYGQNVGNALNVAVVDLLAGKTDPAGVVKAVSAAAKKA from the coding sequence ATGAAGACGTCCGTCGTGGTGAAGTCCAGTGCCCTGGTCGGCGTGCTGGCGCTCGCCGCAGCGTGCGGCGGCAGCAGCGGCTCGAGCAGCTCGAGCGCGGCGGCCTCGGGCGCAGCCGGGGGGAGTGGTGGCGGCAGCGGCAAGTCGGTGACGCTGACCTTCTGGCACAACTCGACCACCGGCGCAGGCAAGGCGTTCTGGGACAAGACCGCGGCGGACTTCACCGCCGCCCACCCCAACGTCAAGATCAAGGTCCAGGCGATCCAGAACGAGGACCTGGACGGCAAGCTGCAGACGGCGCTGAACGCCGGCTCCGGGCCGGACATCTTCCTCCAGCGCGGCGGCGGCAAGATGGCGGCGATGGCCAAGGCCGGTCAGCTGATGGACATCACCGGCGTCATCACCGACGCCACCAAGAAGGTCATCCCCGACGCCGCGCTCGCGGCCAACTCGATCGACGGGAAGACCTACGCGATGCCGGTCGCCGTCCTGCCGGGCGGCTTCTGGTACAGCAAGGACGTCTTCAAGAAGGCCGGCATCACCACGAACCCCACCACGGTCGCCGAGCTCCAGGCCGACGTCCAGAAGATCAAGGGGGCTGGCACGTCCGCCATCGCGCTCGGCGCGAAGGACGCCTGGCCGGCTGCGCACTGGTACTACTTCTTCGCGCTGCGGGAGTGCAGCCCGGACACCCTGAGCAAGGCGGCGTCGTCGATGACGTTCGACGACCCGTGCTGGCTGAAGGCCGGGCAGGACCTGCAGTCCTTCGCCGCGACCAAGCCGTACAACCCCGGCTTCCTCACCACCTCCGCGCAGCAGGGCGCCGGCTCGTCCGCGGGCCTCGTCGCCAACCACAAGGCGGCCATGGAGCTCATGGGCGCCTGGGACCCGGGCGTGATCGGCTCGCTCACCCCCGACAAGAAGCCGCTCGCCGACCTGGACTGGTTCCCCTTCCCGGAGGTCTCCGGCGGCCAGGGCAAGCCCGGCTCCATCCTCGGCGGCATCGACGGCTACTCCTGCTCGGCGAAGGCCGACAAGCAGGCCTGCGGCGACTTCATGAACTACATCGCCACCACGCCGGTGCAGGAGGGCTACTACAAGGCCTTCGCCGCCCCGCCCGTGAACACCGAGGCGCAGGCCGTGGTGACCGAGCCGTACCTGAAGAACGTCGTCAAGGCCTACTCGTCGGCGCCCTTCGTCTCGGAGTGGCTGGACACCGTCTACGGGCAGAACGTCGGCAACGCGCTGAACGTCGCGGTCGTGGACCTGCTCGCGGGCAAGACCGACCCGGCGGGCGTCGTGAAGGCGGTCTCCGCGGCTGCGAAGAAGGCCTGA